A section of the Falco biarmicus isolate bFalBia1 chromosome 3, bFalBia1.pri, whole genome shotgun sequence genome encodes:
- the CDH17 gene encoding cadherin-17 — protein sequence MLKLCGVQFLLVIHSAMCQYLGDLHVTGPLKDMNFSVPEGGGVRFIYQFTSEVPAVSFRVTGETDGIIDIVPRTGILYLNGSLDWETRPVHRLQVESLDQKGNIVEGPYTVTIYVEDINDNPPQFDQIKYTGVVRQNSRPGKPFMYVHATDRDDPTTPHAQLTYSILHHFPNPYAEMLFQINNVTGAISPSKMGSHYLDPQKQDTFTLVVTVKDMAGMTMNAFTSSADVIITVKESLWKAPPIIHIQENSTQVHPVNISQVQSNEPDVIYDLFEREKLRRLPFSVDQNGVIYVTKPLDREETDTYDFFVVTKDKQGELVDKPLHVSVIVEDINDNPPVCQQPLTVIEVQENEGGGSNIGTLLATDMDEENTLNSRLQFKIASQVPDAPASNLFFIQQDTGVLHLTSRSLNKRIASNYSLKVLVTDAVFQTICDVQIHVIDINDQIPIFEISDYHHVNVAENIPVGTVILEIQATDRDEPATGSSYIIYQMKEGDPNNTFIIETDPETNRGFVKINKALDFEAAPVYNLVINATNPEPLVPGVQYNSSSLAIFKVFVSNVDEPPVFHKTVYNKEVSEDVPVNTLIITVEAYDPEGDTVRYSLEGDVRKWLRIDSATGQVYTASTLDREQQEMYTVEVVASELSNAAQKSKTTLILHLSDVNDNPPHLAMDYPPFFCHPLSGGERAFIQAADADEQWYYPKFTFSLADDMNTRNNWEISKVNGTHAYLSPKHVDFEEKVYNVPVIINDNGQPPLEMKVNLEVNICKCSSEKSCFIEVQREHFWPSPGQAIGILIGVLLVIGLILGTVFFRMKHKQKNEKKRHKKDVRDKSELNRLA from the exons ATGTTGAAGCTGTGTGGAGTTCAGTTTCTGCTTGTCATTCATTCG GCTATGTGCCAGTACTTGGGGGACCTGCATGTAACTGGGCCTCTGAAGGACATGAATTTCTCTGTTCCAGAAGGAGGGGGAGTGCGCTTCATCTACCAG TTCACATCTGAGGTGCCTGCTGTGAGTTTCAGAGTGACTGGCGAAACAGATGGAATCATTGACATTGTGCCAAGGACAGGCATCCTGTATCTCAATGGGTCTCTGGACTGGGAGACCAGACCAgtgcacaggctgcag GTGGAAAGCCTGGATCAAAAGGGAAACATAGTGGAAGGTCCATACACTGTTACAATATATGTGGAGGATATCAATGACAACCCTCCACAATTTGACCAGATAAAGTACACTGGAGTAGTGAGGCAGAACTCTCGTCCAG GCAAGCCCTTCATGTATGTCCACGCCACTGACCGAGATGATCCTACAACTCCCCATGCACAGCTGACATACAGCATTCTCCATCATTTTCCCAACCCTTATGCAGAAATGCTTTTCCAGATCAATAATGTAACTGGAGCAATCTCACCAAGTAAGATGG GCTCTCATTACTTAGATCCTCAAAAGCAGGACACCTTCACGCTTGTCGTCACTGTGAAGGACATGGCAGGAATGACAATGAATGCTTTCACCAGCAGTGCTGATGTGATCATCACTGTGAAGGAGAGCCTGTGGAAAGCTCCCCCCATCATCCACATCCAAGAAAATTCAACCCAGGTCCACCCTGTCAATATCAGCCAG GTGCAGTCAAATGAGCCAGATGTAATTTATGAcctttttgaaagagaaaagctgcGCAGGCTCCCATTTTCAGTCGATCAGAATGGTGTTATTTATGTGACCAAACCATTGGACAGGGAAGAAACGGATACT TATGATTTCTTTGTGGTCACAAAAGATAAGCAGGGAGAGCTGGTGGACAAGCCTCTGCATGTTTCTGTTATTGTGGAAGACATTAATGACAATCCCCCTGTGTGCCAGCAGCCCCTCACTGTAATTGAAGTTCAAGAAAATGAAGGTGGAG GGAGTAATATTGGCACTCTGCTGGCAACGGACATGGATGAGGAGAACACTCTTAACTCTCGTCTGCAGTTCAAAATTGCAAGTCAGGTTCCTGATGCTCCTGCAAGTAATCTGTTCTTTATTCAGCAAGACACTGGGGTTTTGCACTTAACTAGCCGTTCATTAAACAAGCGCATTGCATCCAACTATTCTTTGAAGGTGCTGGTGACAGATGCTG TATTCCAAACGATCTGTGATGTGCAAATACACGTCATCGACATCAATGATCAGATTCCCATCTTTGAAATATCAGAT TATCACCACGTGAATGTTGCAGAAAATATCCCAGTAGGAACAGTGATATTGGAAATCCAAGCTACTGATAGAGACGAGCCTGCCACAGGGAGCTCCTACATCATTTACCAAATGAAGGAAGGAGATCCAAACAACACGTTCATCATAGAGACAGATCCTGAAACAAACCGAGGCTTCGTCAAGATTAATAAG GCTCTTGATTTTGAAGCAGCTCCAGTATACAACCTGGTGATCAATGCCACAAACCCTGAACCGCTGGTGCCAGGCGTGCAGTACAACTCGAGCTCCCTTgccatttttaaagttttcgTATCAAACGTGGATGAACCGCCTGTTTTCCACAAGACAGTTtacaataaagaagtgtctgaaGATGTTCCTGTCAATACTCTGATCATAACGGTGGAGGCCTATGATCCTGAGGGGGATACTGTACG atACTCCTTAGAAGGTGACGTGAGGAAATGGCTGAGGATTGATTCAGCCACCGGGCAGGTATACACTGCTTCCACTTTGGATCGAGAACAACAAGAAATGTACACAGTTGAGGTTGTTGCGTCAGAGCTAA GTAATGCAGCTCAAAAATCCAAAACAACCTTGATACTACACTTAAGTGATGTGAATGACAACCCTCCACACTTAGCTATGGATTATCCACCTTTCTTCTGCCACCCACTCAGTGGAGGAGAGAGAGCTTTCATTCAAGCTGCTGATGCTGATGAACAGTGGTATTATccaaaatttactttttctctcGCGGATGATATGAATACAAGAAATAATTGGGAAATCTCAAAAGTCAATG GTACTCATGCTTACCTCTCCCCAAAACATGTTGACTTTGAAGAGAAGGTCTATAATGTTCCAGTAATAATTAATGACAATGGACAGCCACCTTTGGAAATGAAAGTGAATCTTGAAG taaaCATCTGCAAGTGTTCAAGTGAAAAGTCATGTTTTATCGAAGTACAGCGTGAACACTTCTGGCCAAGTCCCGGCCAGGCAATTGGGATTCTGATTGGGGTCCTGCTTGTCATTG GTTTAATTTTAGGGACTGTGTTTTTTCGGatgaaacacaaacagaaaaatgaaaagaagagaCATAAGAAAGATGTAAGGGATAAGTCTGAACTCAACAGACTGGCTTAA